From Staphylococcus sp. M0911, a single genomic window includes:
- the liaF gene encoding cell wall-active antibiotics response protein LiaF, which produces MTHKYISTELLIVFTALMIIANFYYIFFEKIGFLLVLLLGCVLVYVGYIYFHKVRGLLSFWIGTLLIAFTLLSNKYTIIILFIFLLILIVRYLIYKFKPLKVTATEEEVTSPAFIKQKWFGEQRTPVYVYKWEDVQIQHGIGDIHIDLTKAANIKDNNTIVVRHILGKVQVIVPLNYNINIHATAFYGSAYINEKSYKIENNNIHVEEKTKEENYTVNVYVSTFIGDVEVIYR; this is translated from the coding sequence ATGACACATAAATATATATCAACAGAATTGTTGATAGTTTTTACAGCATTAATGATTATTGCTAATTTTTATTATATATTCTTTGAAAAAATAGGCTTTTTACTCGTTTTACTTTTAGGGTGTGTATTAGTCTATGTAGGATATATTTATTTTCATAAAGTACGAGGGTTGTTATCCTTTTGGATTGGTACTTTGTTAATTGCATTCACCTTACTTTCTAATAAATATACAATTATCATTTTGTTTATATTTTTATTAATATTAATTGTAAGGTACTTAATTTATAAATTTAAACCATTAAAAGTAACAGCAACTGAAGAAGAAGTTACTTCGCCAGCATTTATTAAGCAGAAATGGTTTGGTGAACAACGTACACCAGTATATGTATATAAGTGGGAAGATGTTCAAATCCAACATGGAATCGGGGATATTCATATTGATTTAACTAAAGCTGCAAATATTAAAGATAACAACACAATTGTTGTTAGACATATATTAGGTAAAGTACAAGTGATTGTGCCATTAAATTATAATATTAATATCCATGCGACGGCATTTTATGGTTCCGCATATATTAATGAAAAATCATACAAGATAGAGAATAATAATATTCATGTTGAAGAAAAGACAAAAGAAGAAAATTATACAGTTAATGTCTATGTATCAACATTTATTGGCGACGTAGAGGTGATATATAGATGA
- a CDS encoding sensor histidine kinase, protein MNHYIRAIGSMLILIYSMLTAFLFIDKVFVNIIYFQGMFYTQIFGIPVFLFLNIIVILLCIIVGSVLAYKINQQNDWIKTQIERSIEGETVGINDQNIELYSETLEIYHTLVPLNQELHRLRMKTQNLTNENYNMNDVKVKKIIEDERQRLARELHDSVSQQLFAASMMLSAIKETQLEPPLDQQIPVLEKMIQDSQLEMRALLLHLRPLGLKDKSLGEGIKDLVIDLQKKVPMKVVHEIQEFKVPKGIEDHLFRITQEAISNTLRHSNGTRVTVELFNKQDYLLLRIQDNGKGFNVDEKLEQSYGLKNMRERALEIGATFHIVSLPDSGTRIEVKAPLNKEDSYGD, encoded by the coding sequence ATGAATCACTATATAAGAGCCATTGGGTCAATGCTGATATTGATATATAGTATGTTAACGGCATTCTTATTTATTGATAAAGTTTTTGTTAACATCATTTACTTTCAAGGCATGTTTTATACACAAATTTTCGGTATTCCAGTGTTCTTATTCTTAAATATTATAGTTATATTATTATGTATTATAGTCGGATCAGTTCTAGCATATAAAATTAATCAACAGAATGATTGGATTAAAACTCAAATTGAGCGATCAATTGAAGGGGAAACAGTTGGTATTAATGACCAAAATATTGAATTGTATAGTGAGACTTTAGAAATATATCATACACTCGTTCCATTAAATCAAGAGTTACATCGATTAAGAATGAAAACACAAAATTTAACTAACGAAAATTACAATATGAATGATGTTAAAGTTAAAAAAATTATTGAAGACGAGCGACAACGTTTAGCAAGAGAATTACACGATTCTGTAAGTCAACAACTATTCGCTGCAAGTATGATGTTATCAGCAATTAAAGAAACACAGTTAGAACCACCATTAGATCAACAAATACCTGTACTCGAAAAAATGATTCAAGATTCTCAACTTGAAATGAGAGCGTTGTTACTTCATTTAAGACCGCTAGGATTAAAAGATAAATCATTAGGTGAAGGAATTAAAGATTTAGTCATTGACCTTCAAAAGAAAGTTCCAATGAAAGTAGTACATGAGATTCAAGAATTTAAAGTACCAAAAGGAATAGAGGATCATTTATTCAGAATTACACAAGAAGCAATTTCAAATACTTTGAGACATTCTAATGGTACAAGAGTAACGGTTGAATTATTTAATAAACAAGATTATTTATTGTTACGTATACAAGATAATGGTAAAGGTTTTAATGTAGACGAGAAACTTGAGCAAAGTTATGGATTAAAGAATATGCGTGAACGTGCACTAGAAATTGGTGCTACTTTCCATATCGTTTCATTACCAGATTCTGGTACACGTATTGAAGTTAAAGCACCATTAAACAAGGAGGATTCGTATGGCGATTAA
- the vraR gene encoding two-component system response regulator VraR produces the protein MAIKVLFVDDHEMVRIGISSYLSTQSDIEVVGEGESGKDAIAKAHELQPDLILMDLLMDDMDGVEATTEIKKDLPHIKVVMLTSFIEDKEVYRALDAGVDSYILKTTSASDIAEAVRKTYHGESVFEPEVLVKMRNRMKKRAELYEMLTDREMEILLLIAKGYSNQEIASASHITIKTVKTHVSNILSKLEVQDRTQAVIYAFQHNLIQ, from the coding sequence ATGGCGATTAAAGTATTATTTGTAGACGACCATGAGATGGTTAGAATAGGTATTTCAAGTTACTTATCAACACAATCTGACATTGAAGTAGTGGGAGAAGGTGAGTCTGGGAAAGATGCAATTGCAAAGGCACATGAGTTACAACCAGATTTGATTCTAATGGATTTACTTATGGATGATATGGATGGTGTAGAAGCGACAACAGAAATTAAAAAGGATTTACCACACATTAAAGTTGTGATGCTTACAAGTTTCATTGAAGATAAAGAAGTGTATCGAGCTCTAGATGCTGGTGTAGATAGTTATATCTTAAAGACCACAAGTGCTAGTGATATCGCAGAAGCGGTTCGTAAAACATATCATGGTGAATCGGTATTTGAACCAGAAGTATTAGTTAAAATGCGTAACAGAATGAAAAAACGTGCTGAGCTATACGAAATGTTAACAGATAGAGAAATGGAAATTTTATTGTTAATTGCTAAAGGTTATTCTAATCAAGAGATTGCTAGTGCATCTCATATTACAATAAAAACAGTAAAAACTCATGTAAGTAATATTCTAAGTAAATTAGAAGTTCAAGATAGAACACAGGCAGTCATTTATGCATTCCAACATAACTTAATTCAATAA
- a CDS encoding YihY/virulence factor BrkB family protein yields MSKKEKTSSKFLNSAKEYEEHKDDKNSDNKIKVDRTYIEPQEFQSKEPKKDNQVFFLSRLNKPAKYTKNSNFFSYLVYRIGKDDASGLAAQMTYHFVLAMFPMLIFLLTLLPFFNIEQSQITNMLSSTPSETSSIIKGVIGDVTKNSSGGLLSVGLILAIWSASNGMTAIMNSFNVAYDVEDSRNGILLKLLSVVFTVVMGVVFAIAMALPTLGSAISHYLFGPLGLDSEVKWVFNLIRVVLPLIIILVLFIVLYSVAPNVKTKILSVLPGAIFTSIIWLLGSFAFGWYISNFGNYSKTYGSIAGIIILLIWLYLTSFIIIIGAEINAIIHQRHVIKGETPEEAALKHDDNNQNHYNEDTTYEYNDHREIGKDEDYNIDKNAKDKYQEDQSTMKDKIVNKIKNNDSEDKHS; encoded by the coding sequence ATGTCAAAGAAAGAAAAAACAAGTTCCAAATTCCTTAACTCTGCTAAAGAATATGAAGAGCATAAGGATGACAAAAATAGTGATAATAAAATTAAAGTAGACCGTACATATATTGAACCACAAGAATTTCAATCTAAGGAACCTAAGAAAGATAACCAAGTTTTCTTCTTATCAAGATTGAACAAACCTGCTAAATATACAAAGAATTCAAATTTCTTTTCTTATTTAGTTTATAGAATTGGCAAAGATGATGCTTCAGGATTAGCAGCACAAATGACTTATCATTTCGTTCTTGCAATGTTCCCTATGTTAATTTTCTTATTAACATTGTTACCATTCTTTAATATTGAACAAAGCCAAATTACTAATATGTTAAGCAGTACACCTTCTGAAACATCATCAATCATAAAAGGTGTCATTGGCGATGTAACGAAGAACTCAAGTGGTGGCTTACTATCTGTCGGTTTGATCTTAGCAATTTGGTCAGCTTCAAATGGTATGACAGCAATTATGAACTCATTCAATGTTGCTTACGATGTTGAAGATAGTCGTAACGGCATTTTACTAAAACTTCTAAGCGTTGTTTTTACAGTTGTGATGGGCGTTGTTTTTGCTATCGCAATGGCATTACCAACGTTAGGTTCTGCTATAAGTCATTACTTATTCGGACCTTTAGGCTTAGATTCTGAAGTAAAATGGGTATTCAATTTAATAAGAGTGGTATTACCACTTATCATCATTTTAGTTTTATTTATCGTGTTATATTCAGTAGCACCTAATGTTAAAACAAAAATTCTATCTGTATTACCAGGTGCTATCTTCACTTCTATCATTTGGTTACTAGGATCATTTGCATTTGGTTGGTATATTTCTAACTTTGGTAATTATTCTAAAACATATGGTAGTATCGCAGGTATCATTATTTTACTAATTTGGTTATACTTAACAAGTTTCATCATCATTATAGGTGCTGAAATCAATGCGATTATTCACCAACGTCATGTGATTAAAGGTGAAACGCCAGAAGAAGCTGCATTGAAACATGATGATAATAACCAAAACCATTACAACGAAGATACAACATATGAATATAATGATCATCGTGAAATAGGTAAAGATGAAGATTATAATATTGATAAAAATGCTAAAGACAAGTATCAAGAAGATCAAAGTACGATGAAAGATAAAATCGTTAATAAAATTAAAAATAATGATTCTGAAGATAAACATTCTTAA
- a CDS encoding YtxH domain-containing protein has protein sequence MENKFIPGVLLGAVIGGAATLADKSTRNSLKQSFSNVKEGKKSQKPSKVSSIKDEVMYWKDVIEEIRRNNPELERSIKDAKDTFVNRKNERIGK, from the coding sequence ATGGAAAACAAATTCATTCCTGGTGTATTATTAGGCGCTGTTATCGGTGGCGCAGCAACATTAGCTGATAAATCAACTCGTAATTCATTAAAACAATCATTCTCTAATGTTAAAGAAGGCAAAAAATCTCAAAAACCTTCTAAAGTTAGTAGCATTAAAGATGAAGTAATGTATTGGAAAGATGTTATCGAAGAAATTCGTCGTAACAATCCAGAATTAGAACGTTCTATTAAAGATGCTAAAGACACATTTGTTAATAGAAAAAATGAACGTATTGGTAAGTAA
- a CDS encoding low molecular weight protein-tyrosine-phosphatase, producing MVDVAFVCLGNICRSPMAEAIMRQRLQDRGIKDVRVHSRGTGKWNLGEPPHEGTQKILKEHQIPFDGMISELFEPTDDFDYIIAMDQSNIENIKAINPNIQGQLFKLLEFSNMEESDVPDPYYTNNFEGVYKMVQSSCDHLIDYIVKDANLKEG from the coding sequence ATGGTAGACGTTGCTTTTGTATGTCTTGGAAACATTTGCCGTTCTCCAATGGCTGAAGCTATCATGAGACAAAGACTTCAAGACAGAGGCATTAAAGATGTTCGGGTACACTCTCGTGGTACTGGTAAATGGAATTTAGGAGAACCACCACATGAAGGTACTCAAAAGATTCTTAAAGAACATCAAATTCCTTTTGATGGTATGATTAGTGAGCTATTTGAACCGACAGATGATTTTGACTATATTATTGCTATGGATCAAAGTAATATAGAAAATATCAAAGCAATTAATCCTAACATTCAAGGACAATTGTTCAAACTATTAGAATTTAGTAATATGGAAGAAAGTGATGTACCAGATCCATACTACACAAACAATTTTGAAGGTGTATATAAAATGGTACAATCATCTTGTGATCATTTAATTGACTACATCGTAAAAGATGCAAATTTGAAAGAGGGGTAA
- a CDS encoding DUF1128 domain-containing protein, with product MALTNEEMITEIRQKLNIVNKALIDPDKFKEANHDEISEIHQFVTSKDSFSPSEVTAIADALGQLRQ from the coding sequence GTGGCATTAACTAATGAAGAGATGATTACTGAGATTAGACAAAAATTAAATATCGTCAATAAAGCACTCATCGATCCAGATAAATTTAAAGAGGCAAATCATGATGAGATTAGTGAAATTCATCAATTTGTTACTTCAAAGGATTCATTTTCACCTAGTGAGGTCACTGCAATTGCAGATGCACTAGGACAATTACGACAATAA
- a CDS encoding aminopeptidase — protein MSNYQDKLRQYAQLLVRVGMNVQDKQPVFIRSSVEALELTHLVVEEAYIAGASDVRVEYADPRLKRLKFEYESLDHFENNDVKSYDVEARMDFVKRGAANLAILTEDPDLLSGIDASKLKAYQLQYSKAYKGYMEASQKNQFPWVVAAFPSKAWAQRVYPNKSVEDAYSTFIDEVFDIVRVDGNDPIQNWKSHVKNLSVHADKLQKKQYKALHYLSEGTDLVVGLPKGHIWEDATSYVNGDQQAFIANIPTEEVFTAPDRNNVNGYVTNKLPLSFNGNIIDGFTLTFKDGVIVDFKADKGEDVLRDLLDTDEGARRLGEVALVPDDSPISNRNTIFYNTLFDENASCHLAIGSAYGFNIEGGTEMTTEEKIASGLNDSNVHEDFMIGSADLTIYGILEDGTKELVFKNGNWAN, from the coding sequence ATGAGTAACTATCAAGACAAGTTAAGACAATATGCACAACTATTAGTTAGAGTAGGAATGAATGTTCAAGATAAGCAACCAGTATTTATTCGATCATCAGTTGAGGCATTGGAACTCACTCATTTAGTCGTTGAAGAGGCCTACATTGCGGGTGCTTCAGATGTTAGAGTTGAGTATGCTGATCCACGTTTAAAACGATTAAAATTTGAATATGAATCATTAGACCACTTTGAAAATAACGACGTTAAGTCATATGATGTAGAAGCTAGAATGGACTTTGTGAAAAGAGGGGCAGCGAATCTTGCAATATTAACTGAAGATCCAGACTTATTAAGTGGCATCGATGCAAGTAAATTAAAAGCCTATCAATTACAATATTCAAAAGCGTATAAGGGTTATATGGAAGCAAGTCAAAAGAATCAATTCCCATGGGTCGTAGCAGCATTCCCATCTAAAGCTTGGGCGCAACGTGTATATCCTAATAAATCAGTAGAAGATGCGTACTCAACTTTTATAGATGAAGTATTTGATATTGTAAGAGTTGATGGTAACGATCCAATTCAAAATTGGAAATCTCACGTAAAAAATTTAAGTGTGCATGCTGATAAATTACAGAAAAAACAATACAAAGCATTACACTATCTATCTGAAGGAACAGACTTAGTTGTTGGTTTACCTAAAGGTCACATTTGGGAAGATGCGACAAGTTATGTCAATGGTGATCAACAAGCCTTTATTGCTAATATACCTACAGAAGAAGTTTTCACTGCACCAGATAGAAACAATGTTAACGGTTATGTGACTAATAAATTGCCATTGAGTTTTAATGGTAATATTATTGATGGCTTTACCTTAACATTTAAAGATGGTGTAATTGTTGATTTTAAAGCAGATAAAGGTGAAGACGTGTTAAGAGATTTATTGGATACCGATGAAGGTGCTAGACGATTAGGTGAAGTTGCGTTAGTACCGGATGATTCACCAATCTCAAATCGTAATACCATCTTTTATAATACGTTATTTGATGAAAATGCATCCTGTCATTTAGCTATAGGTTCAGCATACGGCTTCAACATTGAAGGTGGAACAGAAATGACTACGGAAGAAAAAATAGCAAGTGGTTTAAATGATTCAAATGTGCATGAAGACTTTATGATTGGCAGTGCAGATTTAACTATCTATGGCATATTAGAAGATGGTACTAAAGAACTCGTATTTAAAAATGGTAATTGGGCAAATTAA
- a CDS encoding acyl-CoA thioesterase codes for MAKQQVTKKAMSESKSLKSRQVYPQDTNHHHTMFGGTLMANVDEIAAITAMKHAGNSVVTASTDSVDFLLPIKNGDILSYEAMVSYTGSSSMEVCVQIIIEDVFEGERKLAALSFLTFVALDQSGKPTQVPQVYPEDKVEKWFHETAPQRVARRKERRDESKNTIEYLSKIQHIER; via the coding sequence ATGGCAAAACAACAAGTGACTAAAAAAGCAATGTCAGAATCTAAAAGTTTGAAATCTAGACAAGTCTATCCACAAGATACAAATCATCATCATACGATGTTTGGTGGTACTTTAATGGCTAACGTTGATGAAATTGCAGCTATTACTGCCATGAAACATGCAGGTAACTCTGTTGTTACAGCGTCAACGGATTCTGTTGATTTTTTATTGCCAATTAAAAATGGTGATATTTTATCATATGAAGCGATGGTTTCGTACACTGGTAGTAGTTCGATGGAAGTATGTGTGCAAATTATTATTGAAGATGTGTTCGAAGGTGAACGAAAATTAGCAGCTCTTAGCTTTTTAACTTTCGTTGCGTTAGATCAAAGTGGTAAACCAACACAAGTACCTCAAGTATATCCAGAAGATAAAGTTGAAAAATGGTTCCATGAAACTGCACCACAACGTGTTGCTCGTCGCAAAGAACGTCGTGATGAAAGCAAAAATACAATTGAGTATTTATCTAAAATT